In Vicia villosa cultivar HV-30 ecotype Madison, WI linkage group LG7, Vvil1.0, whole genome shotgun sequence, the DNA window ATTAAATATTCATATTTGATATTTAGTAAAATAATGTGTTAAAAAAGGATTTTTgttgaattaaaatatatgtttttaacacatatattttaattataaatatagtaACTGATTGGAAAAAACTCTTATATTAAAATGTTCCAAATTCTTTAACAAGAAAATGACAAAGTTAGTAAAAAATTAGTTAGAGAAACATTCTCTATAATTAACCTATATCTATCCACGTCTTTCCTTTCATTTCTCACCATCTTCTCTTTCCATCCTTGAAAAcccaaaaaagagaaaataaaggtCGAGAAATTCTCCATCCCCAACAACCACCTTCCCCTCCGGAAACGcatcttctccttttttttctgtGACCTAAACCACCATGAACACCAAAAACAATAACACCACTCAAGCTTGTGCTGCATGCAAATACCAACGTAGAAAATGTGCACCTGATTGCATCTTAGCGCCTTATTTCCCTCATGATCGTCATAGACAATTCATCAATGCTCACAAATTGTTTGGTGTTAGCAACATCAACAAAATCATTAAGTATCTTGATCCTCCTAGCAAGGATCAAGCCATGAGAACCATTATTTTTCAATCTGATATGCGGGCCAATGACCCTGTTGGCGGGTGTTACAGATATATTCAAGATCTTCAAGCTCAGATTGAATATCATAAAAATGAACTCGATCTTGTTCATCAACAACTCGCGATTCTCCGAGCTCaacaatctcaacaacaacaacaacaagaagttAGTTATGGTGATCAAGTTATTATGAATCAAGATTCTTTGTTAGGGTTCTATAACCCATCATCGGGATCGCTTGCGCCGGCTAATTATCATTACAATATTCAAAATCAAGATGTGCCACAATTGCAAGAACCGGAACAAGAACAATACATTATGATGCAAGAAAGTAATAGTAGTAGTATTAATAGTACTAATACTCCTTTGCAACAACATGTTAATAATTGGGGGGCTATGCAAAATTCTATTTCTTTATCATCTTTGTCATTGCATGGACAAAGTAGTAATGCTAGTGATGATTATGATCATAAGCCAATTCTAGATATTCCTTGTGATGAAAGAaatgaattagggtttgattccGGTGAAATACTACAAAACAGGTataattttttccttttcttaattaataatttatttgatgtatgatttttttatatgattgaCATGCATAACATATAAAATGATGAAGTTTATGAAAATGATATGCAGTGATGAAAATGATATGGTTTTGTATAAGATAGATAATAAAGTAATTAAAGCAGAAGATGATTACATTCAACATGTTCAAGTTGAAGGTCAATCTCAAGAACAAGATCATGATCTGAAAAGTGCAGCAACATTGTTTACTCTTACAAATTGTAATAGTTATGATCAAAGTGTTAATTAGTATATAGATTGTAGAAGATTCTTTCACATTATTTTGTTGTTATATTAGCCAGGAACTTTTGAGGTAGGATTAGGTTTATGTATGTGACTCTATTAATTTTGATCTTAATGCTGGTTCTAATGGTGCTTTAGTTCATTTATCTTTGGCTTAGCTTTTACTAAGTACTCATTTCATTTTGATTATGTAAAGAAtagaaaaaagtttttattttaacCTATGAGTGATGATAAATTTTGACCAAGCCCTCTGGGATGAGTCTCCATTTACATTTAGAGAAAATGAAATATAGTAATAGTATAAAATATGGGGAATTTTTATCTACCCCAATTCAAAAAGTTGGATAGCTAATAATACTATTTAATGAATAACTAAATATGCTAAAATTAAATGGTATGATGTGATTGATTGAAATAGCGACGGGAGTTAAAATAACACAATTAAGGGTCTGTTTGTTTctgctttaaaaaaatggattttttctttttatttttgaaaatagattttccaaaaccgtttttcaaaatattacaagttttttatattcgttttttttaaaatgaaacactaattttgacatcttagAACATAAATatagattattgaagaccaaaactttgtcaaaatcgtaattttttaaaaagttgtatttcaaaaatgatttttatgaaaatctatttgaaatagcttcaaaattaagtgattttttgaaattttgatatctaaattttttatctataaatagatgaaatatctaaaatcacattttaaaaattactattcaaacaaaattttcatttaaaacttttataaaaagtttctttgtaaaaatttttttcacaaaattttgtaacactacaaaaatcattttaaaaaaaaaccaaaacaaacgggccctaaaTTATTAACGAGAGGAGTTAAAATAACGcagttaaattattaaatataaccaTGTAAAACaactttaacaaaaaaattgATTGCTACATTTCATGTTTCAAAAGAAAAACCATATCATATACACTTGGTGACTAAAGTAGAGTGAATAGTTTGATCCTAATAAAATCAAACTTCTtcgaaataattaatatattgctCAACATTATCGAAGTTTATAAACCTACATGGATCActataatcttcttcattagcttGATCTTGTGGCAAGAACATGTCTATTGACAAAGAATCTTGTACTTGTTGAGCCTCTTGATACCGTGAGATGTTTGCGGATAAAGAATCCTGCATTTGTGTTAAgtttcaaaatgtagttattttgtgtttgtaaatagtggcacttatcgatactttttgttaataccgtttgaataattccccgtttttgtgtatatttgtattgtttgtgttttgttacgttttcgtgtaaatatatactttttgatatttttctattcattttgtaggtattgaggcgtatttggagcatgagcaataacgtggcgaagacacggcttcaaacgcgcgattttgagcggcggaatcaattcattcggcgaataaagctcaaaaacaaataataataaatcaccaatttggttgatatgttgtcattgttggatagagcatgaaataagctttccaacgctttgaaccgggcgtaaatcggagttacggttctcaagatatggccaaaacaagatttcaattttctgttgagcgggctaagcgggcttgaccgcgctaagcgcggtctgggcggtttggaaagtcattaaatagggaaaaatcacattttttagggttatgctttggggtatttgttcccaaagtcatcacaaccatttttgagtggaaagatgctagaaaacacattggagctgtcaaatggatgatccggggttgaatccttcgtCAATCGGAGTcgacaaaccgtgagatttttgggtttttcttcttttcttctctttgtggtttcatttgtgggttttgtatatatatactttgatctcatgtatatttgtcgcccatggcgttgtataaagttgctttacaatataaacttgttgtttttcctgattttttacatcttgatgtttgggttatgtttggtgggttgttttgcatcttAATGTTagggatttgtgttgttgtagagatagacctcacaaatcttaattaggagagataatcattagcttcttgattgtagagatagatgaagagttaatgttcactttgtgttggttcgtaatgctaccgggttgtttgattggtggaaagatcgtcgatcgagcaatattttaatttaacacggtaagctaccgtatgtttgattggtggagaaatcgtcaactaagcatacaatagaactcgtggaggtgtttggacacgaatgccgacaacgggcaacacgtgaatggtttaaggagtatagtagactgagtgcaactggtcgataagtttaagtttgtgaagagtagattatatgcaatacttgatagtttcttctatttgaagaatgtattctttttgtgttgatatttacttttccatttcatatttaaattcattcaaaaacaaactcataactaagaatccgtcgaacagcagttcagtagcactaatctctgtggacacgataaattcccggataaatatttccaaatcttttgttgcttgccgctttaccgcttcaacaaaatggcgccgttgccggggattggtgtttttattgaattcgcattgcgatagtttctttgtttttgagttttgtgaatatcgtatattttgtgcatattctcatacttgtatattttcttatattgatacatgtttatattttcatacttatacatgtttgtgtgtttgattttgttcctctttacttttgctatttagcaaggtgaagttggctaaacaaattgaactcggatagttcgtaaattataaatcttcacttttcaatttgtttagccaaataaggattttgtaaatattgtgttttatgtatattatgtttttacacatacttgtatatacttttgcttttgattcgtttgttaagtgtttgggcaggacatttcctttaggttgcgtttgaggcgaaagcattggcgtaccgcgaggaagtttcttaccattcgcgaaacaataaaaggcgtcgagctaacgacgtaaaacgagcgcttgttgggaggcaccccaacggttttatttttctgtttttctgtaaatgagtagtgtaggtgttaagtggaggcacacTGGAATTCCTGTTTTGTTGCACTGTTTTTtgtctttctggtgtagcgcgcttagcgcgctagaccgcgcttagcgcggtctgtagcttttggctaatgaattctttttaatgattcatttgactcgcctttttcccacttacaccaaggctttatagttttgtattttatagttataattttaattcttttgttgttgtttagactcaaattttggctcgattacttgaagtcgcatttggtaattcttcaattttgattgattcaacatgccaattgtgcggtaatgattgttcgaatttgtacatagcaa includes these proteins:
- the LOC131618098 gene encoding LOB domain-containing protein 22-like, which gives rise to MNTKNNNTTQACAACKYQRRKCAPDCILAPYFPHDRHRQFINAHKLFGVSNINKIIKYLDPPSKDQAMRTIIFQSDMRANDPVGGCYRYIQDLQAQIEYHKNELDLVHQQLAILRAQQSQQQQQQEVSYGDQVIMNQDSLLGFYNPSSGSLAPANYHYNIQNQDVPQLQEPEQEQYIMMQESNSSSINSTNTPLQQHVNNWGAMQNSISLSSLSLHGQSSNASDDYDHKPILDIPCDERNELGFDSGEILQNSDENDMVLYKIDNKVIKAEDDYIQHVQVEGQSQEQDHDLKSAATLFTLTNCNSYDQSVN